The region TTTCCTATGTAACCAAGTACACCGGTCCATAGGATTGAACATCCTTGGAGGTGTTCATCTTTTGGAGAGACATATATGGCACCTCATCCTCCTCTTGGTTGATCCCGTTGAAGTGGCTCGTGATCGGGCCCGATAAGGGCTTCCAAGGCCTTGCACCATCCCCGCTCCCTCGCACCAGACCAGAAACACAATCACCCCTCGGCCTGGTCGCCCCGTGTGAGTTCTTCGCTGCTTCTTTGCTGTTCTTGTTCCTTTTATCCCGCTTTAACCATGAAAGCAATGATCTTTTCCACGATGGGTTTCTCGATTTCCTCTCTGCAGATTCTTCGAGATGTGGCGGTGGTGGTGCACCGAGAATGTCTTGGCCTGCATGCTTTCTTGCTTCTGACAAGAACTGGGTAAGAACATatgatttgaatttgaattattatCATCAAATGTAGCATAGCAGATCAACTAATTGAACTAAAATGTCGATatatgatgaaaaaaaaatgggattTTTTTCCTGGATCAAGAACATACCTGTGCAAAATCTGTATGAGGATCAAACTCATTGCCACCACAGTAATCTTGAGGCTCATATTTTGGGTATATGGGAGACCTATTCATACTTTTCTAGCACCAAAAAACCACCCAGTTTCAGCTCAAGAAAATGCAGGGAACTTCAGAGACCTAAACCAGAAAGAatttctgcaaaaaaaaatacagacaGGGAAATTTAAGGAGCAGAAAACTGTGCAATTAACTTCCTAATGgggaaaatcaagaaaagaTTGTGAAATTCATTTTTGTGGGGTGCAAAGGGGGAAAGGCTAGCTGTTATGATTTGTTCATAATGATGGTGTAGTTGAAATTTTAGCAACTTTTGCAAAGGGGGAATGGAAGTTGTGTGAACTTTTTAAGTAGGGCAATAGTGTCACCATCTGGGTTCAAATGCCCCAAACATGTACTCTTTCATGCCAACTAACCAATCTCAAAATGGTAAAGGGGAAAAAACCCTAACCCccactttccttttttttttttttaaattgtatgcCTAATTGCCTACTGTTCACTGAACTTGAGGATAGCTGTCTTCTCTTCCACGCCAACAAAGGATGAATTTGACCAAAACCTAAAAGGTATATTTcaataaatactaaaaaaatttatactaataggcgtatttttttatatcaagtacaattatatatattatttaggtAGTTAACTACACCGTATTTGGTTTAGCTAATTAGCTGTATCAAATTGACAAGTTAATGtgattaattgtaattttaatatttttttggggtATAAATTAAGAGTATTTTCTGTGGAATATGGAAAAGTAATTAAAGTTTATCCAAGGCAAAGAGTAAATACGAGAATTAATGTGTAAGATTCGTATCCTTATAGTTCTGATGAATGGTGAcgatttctttattttaaattaattagtagGTTAAATATTGGAGAAAGGGGTTTTCTGTGCCGCAT is a window of Ipomoea triloba cultivar NCNSP0323 chromosome 11, ASM357664v1 DNA encoding:
- the LOC115995815 gene encoding uncharacterized protein LOC115995815; protein product: MNRSPIYPKYEPQDYCGGNEFDPHTDFAQFLSEARKHAGQDILGAPPPPHLEESAERKSRNPSWKRSLLSWLKRDKRNKNSKEAAKNSHGATRPRGDCVSGLVRGSGDGARPWKPLSGPITSHFNGINQEEDEVPYMSLQKMNTSKDVQSYGPVYLVT